One segment of Coffea arabica cultivar ET-39 chromosome 7c, Coffea Arabica ET-39 HiFi, whole genome shotgun sequence DNA contains the following:
- the LOC113699323 gene encoding pentatricopeptide repeat-containing protein At2g17525, mitochondrial-like, producing MKKILDGITCRRNKTDTVISAPCTTSLMCLNSFNRAIYKRVFFYIQSKPISTTPVPTHQQIAHLILEQKSANEAIKTFRWASKVPKFTHSQSTYRALIHKLCIFRRFDTVKQLLDEMPGSIGSPPDEDIFITVVRGLGRARMIRDVIRVLELVSKFEKTPSLKLYNSILDVLVKEDIDIARQFYRKKMMGSGVQGDDYTYGILMKGLCLTNRIVDGFKLLQVMKTRGIRPNVVVYNTLIHALCKNGKVGRARSLMSDMEMPNDVTFNTLISAYCREENLVQALVVLEKSFSSGFVPDVVTVTKVVETLCNAGRAFDAVEILERVEGMGGTLDIVAYNTLIKGFCRLGKVKVGRHLMKEMEMKGFLPNADTYNALISGLCDSGMLDSGLDMFDEMKRVGIDWNFVTFDTLIHGLCSGEKMEDGFKVLELMEDSKWGSGGQISPYNSIIYGLCKENRFDEALEFLMKMEKLFPRAVSRSSKILRLCENGSTDEAKKIYDQMTEEGGAPSALVYAKMIQVFCQLERIKEALELLADMVGRGYSPIVSTVNALISGLCRQGKVGYAVKLMEDMIARGCLPDAGSYNLMVNTCCSKEDFQTALVLFLQMLEKGIIPDYDSWNALVLCLCHKTVWSEGRNMFNVKNQLDCIMKM from the coding sequence atgaaaaagattttagaCGGAATTACTTGCAGAAGGAATAAAACAGACACAGTAATCTCAGCTCCATGCACAACATCGCTAATGTGTCTTAACTCCTTCAACAGAGCAATCTATAAAAGGGTATTCTTTTAcattcaatcaaagccaatttcTACCACACCTGTTCCCACCCACCAGCAAATAGCCCATCTAATTCTAGAACAGAAATCTGCTAACGAAGCCATAAAAACCTTCAGATGGGCATCCAAAGTTCCCAAGTTTACTCACAGTCAGTCCACCTACAGAGCTTTAATTCACAAGCTCTGCATTTTTCGACGATTCGATACTGTCAAACAACTGCTCGACGAAATGCCTGGTTCAATTGGGTCGCCACCTGATGAGGACATTTTCATCACAGTAGTCCGGGGACTTGGCCGTGCGCGGATGATTAGAGATGTGATCAGAGTACTTGAGTTGGTTTCTAAGTTTGAAAAGACTCCATCTTTGAAGCTATACAATTCTATACTTGATGTTCTAGTGAAGGAAGATATTGATATTGCTAGGCAGTTTTACAGGAAGAAAATGATGGGCAGTGGGGTACAGGGTGATGATTATACTTATGGAATTTTGATGAAAGGGCTTTGCTTGACTAATAGGATTGTGGATGGTTTTAAGCTTTTGCAAGTGATGAAGACCCGAGGCATCAGGCCTAATGTTGTAGTATATAATACCTTGATTCATGCTCTTTGTAAGAATGGTAAGGTTGGGAGAGCTAGAAGTTTGATGAGTGACATGGAAATGCCTAACGATGTCACCTTTAATACTTTGATATCTGCCTACTGTCGGGAGGAAAACTTAGTGCAGGCTCTTGTGGTTTTGGAAAAGAGCTTTAGTAGTGGGTTTGTGCCTGATGTGGTTACAGTGACAAAAGTGGTGGAAACTCTATGCAATGCAGGGCGTGCTTTTGATGCAGTTGAGATTTTAGAAAGAGTCGAGGGGATGGGAGGGACCCTTGATATTGTAGCCTATAACACACTGATTAAAGGGTTTTGTAGACTAGGCAAAGTGAAGGTTGGACGTCATCTAATGAAGGAGATGGAGATGAAAGGATTTCTGCCCAACGCAGACACATATAATGCATTGATTTCTGGTCTCTGCGACTCTGGGATGTTGGATTCAGGCCTTGACATGTTTGATGAGATGAAAAGGGTTGGCATAGATTGGAACTTTGTCACATTTGATACACTAATCCATGGTTTGTGTTCGGGCGAGAAGATGGAAGATGGCTTTAAGGTTTTGGAACTGATGGAGGACAGTAAATGGGGCTCTGGTGGTCAAATTAGTCCTTACAACAGCATCATATATGGCCTGTGTAAGGAGAATCGATTTGATGAAGCACTTGAGTTTCTGATGAAGATGGAAAAGTTATTTCCAAGAGCTGTAAGCAGGAGCTCTAAAATTCTAAGACTCTGTGAGAATGGCAGTACTGATGAAGCTAAGAAAATTTATGATCAGATGACTGAGGAAGGCGGTGCTCCAAGTGCTCTGGTTTATGCAAAGATGATTCAAGTGTTTTGCCAACTAGAACGTATAAAGGAAGCATTAGAATTATTGGCTGACATGGTTGGTCGGGGTTATTCTCCTATCGTTTCAACTGTCAATGCACTGATTAGTGGACTTTGCAGGCAAGGTAAGGTTGGATATgcagtaaaactcatggaagacATGATCGCAAGAGGATGCTTGCCTGACGCTGGAAGTTATAACCTAATGGTTAATACATGTTGTTCTAAAGAGGATTTCCAAACAGCTTTAGTATTGTTTCTGCAAATGTTGGAGAAGGGTATTATCCCTGATTATGATTCGTGGAATGCTTTGGTTTTATGCCTATGTCACAAAACAGTTTGGTCAGAAGGCAGGAACATGTTTAATGTAAAGAATCAGTTGGACTGCATAATGAAAATGTAA
- the LOC113698247 gene encoding probable protein phosphatase 2C 47: protein MAPGTGHGELDNGFREKNASVTENESHKEEELDDQSLAKAGKPPRNLPVIRHSISQAILAGTPALELHNGLTGRVTISGENPEFSPVFRSGSCSEKGPKEFMEDEFICVDNLHQHVRAALDIPPTGAFYGVFDGHCGVDAAAFTKKNILNFIVEDSYFPSVVKRAIRNAFVKADHALADAKTVDRTSGTTALTALVLGRTMLVANAGDSRAVLGKRGRAVELSTDHKPNSTSEKIRIEKLGGVIYDGYLNGQLSVSRSLGDWHLKGSKGSSFPLSSEPELKEVVLTEEDEFLIIGCDGLWDVMSSQCAVTITRKELMLHNDPERCSKELVREALKRNSCDNLTVLVVCFSPDPPPRIEIPKTQRRRSISAEGLDLLKGVLSSNV from the exons ATGGCTCCAGGCACAGGTCATGGTGAATTGGATAACGGGTTCAGGGAGAAAAATGCATCTGTAACTGAAAATGAAAGTCATAAGGAGGAGGAATTGGATGATCAGAGCCTGGCAAAGGCAGGGAAACCACCAAGAAATCTCCCTGTTATTAGGCATTCTATCAGTCAAGCAATCTTGGCGGGCACCCCTGCTTTG GAATTACACAATGGACTTACTGGTCGAGTAACAATATCAGGTGAGAATCCAGAATTTTCACCTGTTTTTCGATCAGGAAGCTGCTCTGAGAAGGGACCAAAAGAGTTTATGGAGGATGAGTTTATCTGTGTCGATAATCTACACCAACATGTTCGTGCGGCTTTGGATATCCCACCTACTGGAGCCTTTTATGGG GTATTTGATGGGCACTGTGGAGTCGATGCTGCAGCATTTACCAAGAAGAACATCCTTAACTTCATTGTTGAGGATTCATATTTCCCATCTGTGGTAAAAAGGGCTATCCGGAATGCTTTTGTTAAAGCTGATCATGCGCTAGCAGATGCTAAAACTGTTGACAGAACCTCTGGCACCACTGCTTTGACTGCCCTAGTGTTAGGACG GACAATGCTGGTTGCTAATGCTGGGGACTCGAGAGCAGTGCTGGGAAAACGAGGAAGAGCAGTTGAACTGTCAACAGACCACAAGCCCAACTCCACCTCTGAAAAAATTAGAATCGAGAAACTAGGTGGGGTCATTTATGATGGTTATCTAAATGGCCAACTATCAGTATCACGTTCTCTAGGAGATTGGCACTTGAAAGGTTCCAAAGGATCAAGTTTTCCCTTGAGCTCAGAGCCAGAGTTGAAGGAGGTGGTCTTAACGGAAGAAGACGAGTTTCTGATAATTGGATGTGATGGCTTATGGGACGTTATGAGCAGCCAATGTGCTGTCACAATCACAAGGAAGGAGCTAATGCTGCACAATGATCCTGAGAGGTGCTCTAAGGAGCTCGTCAGGGAGGCACTCAAGCGCAATTCATGTGATAATCTAACTGTTCTTGTGGTGTGCTTCTCTCCTGATCCACCCCCTCGTATTGAAATTCCTAAAACGCAAAGAAGGCGGAGCATATCAGCTGAAGGTTTGGATCTTTTAAAGGGTGTCCTCAGCAGCAATGTATGA
- the LOC113700040 gene encoding glutamate receptor 3.6-like, producing the protein MESSAVMTTSIGMKLFMVMVLMLSGNGQFSKGFDTNVSGRPDVLNIGSILTLNSVIGKVAKVAIDAAVEDVNSNPAVLRGTKLNITTLDSNYSGFLGIVEAIRFMETQTMAIIGPQSSVIAHVISHIANELQVPMLSYAATDPTLSSLEYPFFVRTSPNDLFQMAAIAELVEYYGWREVIAIYIDDDFGRNGIIALADQLAARRCRISYKAPFTADATISDIRDVLVQVALTESRILVVHTYPNSGLDVFSVAQSLGMMDSGFVWFATTWLATILDIKNHFASEAFNNIQGVITLRIHTPESQKKRDFISRWTNLTKKVSARSPIGMNTYALYAYDTVWLLAHAIDAFFEKGGNLSFSYYSRLGEMSGGSLHLNSMSIFNGGKLLLDRLLQINMTGVTGMYGFTSDRNLILPACEVINVIGTGLRRIGFWSNYSGLSIAPPETLYTKPPNRSSSNQQLYNVVWPGQTTQKPRGWVFPDNGREMKIGVPNRASFREFVQEVPGADTFKGYCIDVFTAALNLLPYGVPYKLVAYGDGRTNPSGTELVRLITAGVYDAAVGDIAITTNRTRMVDFTQPYIESGLVVVAPVRKSNSNAWAFLRPFTPQMWAVTAIFFLIVGAVVWILEHRMNDEFRGPPRKQVVTILWFSLSTLFFSHRENTVSTLGRVVLVFWLFVVLIINSSYTASLTSILTVQQLFSPIKGIESLISSEDRIGYQLGSFSRDYLIEEVGIHESRLVPLNMPEDYVKALKDGPRNGGVAAVIDERAYIELFLSTQCEFSIVGQEFTKNGWGFAFPRDSPLALDMSTAILKLSESGELQQIHDKWLQRSACSSQSTKLVVDRLQLGSFSGLFFICGLACLLALLVYFILIVRQFLRYHSEPESESSGQSSRSARIQTFLSFVDEKEESVRARSKRRHLEGVSNLSNYENTAENGSSKRYRTEMLSNRSVSFGDLD; encoded by the exons AT GGAGAGTTCAGCAGTTATGACTACGTCCATAGGCATGAAACTTTTCATGGTAATGGTGTTAATGCTTTCTGGCAATGGACAATTTTCAAAAGGGTTTGATACAAATGTGTCGGGAAGACCTGATGTTTTGAACATTGGGTCTATCCTAACATTGAATTCTGTTATTGGCAAAGTTGCAAAAGTTGCTATAGATGCTGCAGTAGAAGATGTGAACTCCAATCCAGCAGTTCTTCGAGGAACCAAGCTGAATATTACAACTCTTGACAGCAACTATAGTGGATTTTTGGGGATAGTCGAGG CTATTCGCTTCATGGAGACTCAAACAATGGCCATCATTGGCCCCCAATCTTCAGTTATAGCTCATGTGATATCCCACATTGCAAATGAGCTCCAAGTTCCTATGTTGTCTTATGCTGCAACGGACCCTACCCTTTCTTCACTTGAGTATCCGTTCTTTGTTAGGACCTCACCAAATGATCTGTTCCAGATGGCTGCAATAGCAGAACTAGTTGAATATTATGGATGGAGAGAGGTAATAGCAATCTATATTGATGATGATTTCGGAAGGAATGGAATAATTGCATTAGCAGATCAACTGGCAGCAAGACGTTGTCGGATCTCTTACAAAGCACCTTTCACCGCTGATGCCACCATCTCAGACATCAGGGATGTGCTGGTGCAGGTAGCCTTAACAGAGTCTCGCATTCTTGTTGTACACACTTATCCTAACAGTGGTTTAGATGTATTTTCGGTGGCGCAATCTCTAGGGATGATGGACTCTGGATTTGTGTGGTTTGCTACAACTTGGCTGGCAACCATATTGGATATCAAAAACCACTTTGCTTCAGAGGCATTTAACAACATACAAGGGGTTATCACGCTGCGTATACacacaccagaatcacaaaagaaaagggactTCATCTCTAGGTGGACTAACTTGACAAAAAAAGTGTCAGCTCGTAGTCCTATAGGGATGAATACTTATGCTCTCTATGCCTATGATACAGTTTGGCTGCTTGCTCATGCCATTGATGCTTTTTTTGAGAAGGGTGGAAACCTATCATTCTCCTATTATTCAAGGTTGGGTGAAATGAGTGGAGGGAGCCTGCATCTAAATTCCATGAGTATATTTAACGGAGGCAAATTACTGCTTGACAGATTATTACAAATCAATATGACTGGGGTAACGGGAATGTATGGTTTCACTTCAGATAGGAACCTCATTCTCCCAGCCTGTGAAGTCATTAATGTGATTGGAACAGGATTGAGGAGAATAGGTTTTTGGTCTAATTATTCTGGATTGTCAATTGCTCCTCCGGAAACACTTTATACAAAACCGCCAAACCGTTCTAGTTCAAATCAACAACTGTATAATGTGGTGTGGCCTGGACAAACAACTCAGAAACCTCGTGGCTGGGTTTTCCCTGACAATGGAAGGGAAATGAAGATTGGAGTCCCAAACCGAGCAAGTTTTCGTGAATTTGTTCAAGAGGTACCTGGCGCTGATACGTTCAAAGGATACTGCATTGATGTTTTTACTGCAGCCCTTAACTTGTTGCCATATGGTGTCCCTTATAAACTAGTGGCATATGGGGATGGTCGTACTAACCCAAGTGGCACAGAACTTGTGAGGTTGATCACTGCTGGG GTTTATGATGCTGCTGTTGGCGATATTGCAATAACCACCAACCGTACGAGGATGGTGGATTTTACTCAGCCATATATTGAGTCTGGTTTAGTGGTGGTCGCACCAGTAAGGAAGTCGAATTCTAATGCTTGGGCCTTCCTGAGGCCATTTACTCCTCAAATGTGGGCTGTTACTGCAATATTTTTTCTCATTGTGGGAGCTgttgtttggattttggagcATAGGATGAATGATGAATTTCGTGGACCTCCCAGAAAGCAAGTTGTGACTATCCTATG GTTCAGCCTTTCAACTCTATTTTTTTCCCATA GAGAAAATACTGTGAGCACCCTTGGTCGCGTTGTTCTTGTTTTCTGGCTGTTTGTGGTCCTTATAATCAACTCTAGTTACACTGCTAGCCTTACGTCTATCCTTACAGTTCAGCAACTTTTTTCACCAATTAAGGGAATTGAAAGTTTAATAAGTAGCGAAGATCGCATTGGCTACCAACTGGGCTCTTTTTCCCGTGATTATCTCATTGAGGAGGTCGGCATACATGAGTCCAGACTTGTCCCTCTTAATATGCCAGAAGACTATGTAAAAGCCTTGAAAGATGGCCCCAGGAATGGTGGAGTCGCTGCTGTGATCGATGAGCGTGCCTATATAGAACTCTTTCTCTCAACTCAATGCGAATTTAGCATTGTTGGTCAAGAGTTCACCAAAAATGGATGGGGATTT GCCTTCCCAAGGGACTCTCCTCTGGCTCTTGACATGTCCACGGCAATTCTGAAGTTGTCAGAGAGCGGTGAACTCCAGCAGATCCATGACAAATGGCTGCAGAGAAGTGCCTGCAGTTCACAAAGTACAAAGCTTGTCGTGGACAGACTTCAACTGGGAAGCTTTTCAGGCCTCTTTTTTATTTGTGGATTAGCATGCCTACTTGCTCTGCTTGTATATTTCATACTCATAGTACGCCAGTTCTTGCGTTACCACTCTGAGCCTGAGTCAGAATCATCGGGTCAAAGCTCGCGCTCAGCACGAATCCAGACATTCCTTTCGTTTGTTGATGAGAAGGAAGAATCAGTTAGAGCCCGATCCAAGCGAAGGCATCTGGAGGGGGTCTCGAATTTAAGTAACTATGAAAACACAGCTGAAAATGGTTCTTCTAAGAGATACCGTACAGAAATGTTGTCAAATAGAAGCGTCAGCTTTGGCGATTTAGACTAA